The Camelina sativa cultivar DH55 chromosome 16, Cs, whole genome shotgun sequence sequence CTTTAGGCGTGAGGCTTCGTGTAGCCATGGGAACGAGTGTAAGTACGCTCACGGTGAGGCAGAGCTCCGAATGAAACCGGATAATACTTGGGATCCGACTTCTGAGCGTGGTAAGAAGGCCAAGGCGATGAAGATGACTGAGCACGAagtgaaagaagatgaagaggtttTGTTCACTGAGCAGATGATGGAATCAATCGATGATGATGgtagtgtttttgatttgtcGCTAAGTAAATGTTTGGTGCATTTACCTAGAAAATGGCAATCAGATGAATTGAAGACCTTCTTAGGAGAGCAGGTAAATAAAGTCTTAGtctttggttttatatttgagGAATTTGAATTAAATGTGTTCATGTTAGTGTAGTTGAATAGAACTTTGCGAATTcagtgattgattgattcattcattcatctttGTAGGGAGTTCAATATAAGTCtgcaaagaaaagaagaggaatgaTGGTTGGTTTTGTGACATTTGAGAATGCAGAACAATTGCAGAGCGGCGTGGAggttggtttttttggtttgtttgttgagcTTATATGTTTTGAGATATATCTGAGAATGTTGTTTCGTTAAtctgttgaattttatttgcaGATTTTGGATGGGAAAACTGTTAATAGCAATAATTTGAAGATCGCTGATGTTCTTCCCCGTACATTCGACAAGAAGGAAACGAAAAAATCCGTTAAAAGTGCTCGTGAAGCTGTGACACCCTTGGCTGACCTTCCTTATGCGGACCAGCTTGAACAAAAAAAGGCTTCTGTAGCGCAAATGCTGAAAAAACTTGTCAGTAATTTTCTCATGTTTGATTTGCGTTGGTGTTTGTTAGTTTCAACTTCAACAGAGTGATATTGATTGGAAATATAAATTCTTGGCAGGCGAGGAGTGCGCGTAAAGCTTGTCCAAATGGGGGTTCACTTCCAGAATGGGTCCTTACGTCTAGAGACAGAggtaagaaaacaaatcattgttGTGTTCTGGGATTACACTTCTTAGGTGTTGGTTGGTATATCTCTTTGAAGTTTTAATTGCATCCTGGCAAAGTTAATACTTGTGATCTCCATTCTAATTCATACATAAAATCTTTAGGTGGTCTTTCATGCAATCTCGAGGGCATAATAGAATCACCGATTACAGATGGCTACAGGAACAAGTGTGAGTTCTCGGTTGGATTATCTGTTCTGGGGAAGCCAACTGTTGGATTCAGTCTAGGAAACTTTTGGTAGACATACTTTCTTCTTCCCTGAAACTTGCGTTTTTCTTATTGTCACGGGAAAAACTAATGCAAGATCTTTCCAGTGCGGGTGTGACAGCAGTCGAGGAGCCTGTGAATTGCcccaacatctctaaaattgcTCTTCAATATGCTTCCATCTTTCAGAAGGTTATAGAAAACTCAAAGCTCCAAGTTTGGAATAGGTTTCACCATAGTGGGTTCTGGCGACAGTTCACGGTATGTGTATTGCAGGAAATGCTGTTATATTATAGCTCAAGCATGAGCATGACTTTACCTAATTAATACTTTTCTTATACTTTgctcaaaataattatattaggTTCGAGAAGGGAGGAAACCCGGCGTGTTTTCAAATGATGAAGATGCCGTTACAAGAATTGCGGAGGTTATGCTTATTGTTCAGGTTTGTGTCTTGTATGGTATTCGATGTTTTTCATTCATCCTACtattatttcttgttttaattTCTCTATCTCGTGTGAAACTATTCAGGTATGTTTAACAGGTTCTGATGAGGCAGAAGTGGCAACTGAGTTTAAAGAAATGGCGAAAGCGTTTGCTGAAGGAGCTAGAGCAAGCTCTCCAACTCTTCCTCTGACTGTATTAGTTGTTCAGGTGGTTACTTTTCCTcactttttatttaatcaaatttttaaaaaatgtataatacaGTTTCCTAGCTCTTCAGTCCCATTTTGTTATTAACTGCCTCTATCCTTCTTTCTCAGAACCACACAGGAATATCAAATGTTGCACCACCTGATGCTCCACTGCAAGTGTTGCCTATTCCAATGTCAGATAATGGGACAAATCAGGAGCAGGCCACCAATGTCTTGACCGAAGCTCGGATTCATGATCATATTAACAACCTTCGGTTCAGCATTTCTCCCACAGCATTTTTTCAGGTAATAACTGGATCTTCACTAACAATACATTTCAAAATTCCTTTGAATATTGTTTAATTGATTTGAAAACTAAANGCATTAGTTGTTCAGGTGATTACTTATCCTCACTATTTATTTAAgcaaatttaaagaaaatggaTAATACAGTTTCCTAGTTCTAAGTCCCATTTTGTTATTAACTGCCTCTATCGCTCTTTCACAGAATCACACAGGAATATCAAATGTTGCACCACCCGATGCTCCACTGCAAGTGCTGCCTATTCCAATGTCAGATAATGGGACAAATCAGGAGCAGGCCACCAATGTCTTGACCGAAGCTCGGATTCATGATCATATTAACAACCTTCGGTTCAGCATTTCCCCAACAG is a genomic window containing:
- the LOC104750052 gene encoding zinc finger CCCH domain-containing protein 24 isoform X3, encoding MASSSSIDELPSSAVETLTSQTPSTTTEPLPMETSSIEINGIPSATKTLTPPPPAEPSPMETSSIEDLHPSPFDPIQSSDSLPTDNSEAVGVKRKRADDEKTDLESSETKVTLSPWWKTSLCSYFRREASCSHGNECKYAHGEAELRMKPDNTWDPTSERGKKAKAMKMTEHEVKEDEEVLFTEQMMESIDDDGSVFDLSLSKCLVHLPRKWQSDELKTFLGEQGVQYKSAKKRRGMMVGFVTFENAEQLQSGVEILDGKTVNSNNLKIADVLPRTFDKKETKKSVKSAREAVTPLADLPYADQLEQKKASVAQMLKKLARSARKACPNGGSLPEWVLTSRDRGGLSCNLEGIIESPITDGYRNKCEFSVGLSVLGKPTVGFSLGNFCAGVTAVEEPVNCPNISKIALQYASIFQKVIENSKLQVWNRFHHSGFWRQFTVREGRKPGVFSNDEDAVTRIAEVMLIVQVCLTGSDEAEVATEFKEMAKAFAEGARASSPTLPLTVLVVQNHTGISNVAPPDAPLQVLPIPMSDNGTNQEQATNVLTEARIHDHINNLRFSISPTAFFQVNTVTAEKLYSVAGDWADLGPDTLLFDVCCGTGTIGLTLAHRVGMVIGIEMNASAVVDAERNATINGISNCKFICAKAESVMSSLLKQYFDVTEMEEAKPLSNANDKQIPSTEEMSNSEHVADQNLPPPYTGVEDLQDNAQKDSSSIEPEKSIKPQFKNVVAIVDPPRSGLHPAVIKALRTHPRLKRLVYISCNPETLVANAIELCTPSFDEADRGNKSYRGNKRIGIAGLARRRAQSMPTSEPFRPVKAMAVDLFPHTDHCEMVMLLER
- the LOC104750052 gene encoding zinc finger CCCH domain-containing protein 24 isoform X2, which translates into the protein MASSSSIDELPSSAVETLTSQTPSTTTEPLPMETSSIEINGIPSATKTLTPPPPAEPSPMETSSIEDLHPSPFDPIQSSDSLPTDNSEAVGVKRKRADDEKTDLESSETKVTLSPWWKTSLCSYFRREASCSHGNECKYAHGEAELRMKPDNTWDPTSERGKKAKAMKMTEHEVKEDEEVLFTEQMMESIDDDGSVFDLSLSKCLVHLPRKWQSDELKTFLGEQGVQYKSAKKRRGMMVGFVTFENAEQLQSGVEILDGKTVNSNNLKIADVLPRTFDKKETKKSVKSAREAVTPLADLPYADQLEQKKASVAQMLKKLARSARKACPNGGSLPEWVLTSRDRGGLSCNLEGIIESPITDGYRNKCEFSVGLSVLGKPTVGFSLGNFCAGVTAVEEPVNCPNISKIALQYASIFQKVIENSKLQVWNRFHHSGFWRQFTVREGRKPGVFSNDEDAVTRIAEVMLIVQVCLTGSDEAEVATEFKEMAKAFAEGARASSPTLPLTVLVVQNHTGISNVAPPDAPLQVLPIPMSDNGTNQEQATNVLTEARIHDHINNLRFSISPTAFFQVNTVTAEKLYSVAGDWADLGPDTLLFDVCCGTGTIGLTLAHRVGMVIGIEMNASAVVDAERNATINGISNCKFICAKAESVMSSLLKQYFDVTEMEEAKPLSNANDKQIPSTEEMSNSEHVADQNLPPPYTGVEDLQDNAQKDSSSIEPEKSIKPQFKNVVAIVDPPRSGLHPAVIKALRTHPRLKRLVYISCNPETLVANAIELCTPSFDEADRGNKSYRGNKRIGIAGLARRRAQSMPTSEPFRPVKAMAVDLFPHTDHCEMVMLLER